Proteins from a genomic interval of Gadus morhua chromosome 21, gadMor3.0, whole genome shotgun sequence:
- the tbx18 gene encoding T-box transcription factor TBX18 — MAEKRRSPCTLSVKAHAFSVEALIGAEKRRKIEEGTLKCFEDGADAPEDTGSAGTRPESTSLSDRGSEIECASDCSPESGEDLRSDSPLPEGLCAPPVIASPLPGDEMRVDLQGSDLWKRFHEIGTEMIITKAGRRMFPAMRVKISGLDPHQQYFIAMDIIPVDNKRYRYVYHSSKWMVAGNADSPVPPRVYIHPDSPASGETWMRQVVSFDKLKLTNNELDDQGHIILHSMHKYQPRVHVIRKECGEELSPVRSVPLGEGTRTFSFAETVFTTVTAYQNQQITRLKIDRNPFAKGFRDSGRNRMGLEALVESYAFWRPSLRTLTFDDIPGGAKQGVPGHHGGLGASSHLLSSSPCSSPFQMCPLSPPDYACSRPSHPLHRYGNPTEHFPHPRGPSAYEGEGFCSLPLPASQIGYLPNHAPQGYAGLRLHTPPYSLYGYAFPPSPRLATSPEKMAAAAAAASHQNSFLGSSPSGTLTDSLGMLSGGQQGFLFDTRTLALANGQQGGGSSQVPAHMG; from the exons ATGGCCGAGAAGCGACGCTCGCCATGCACGCTGAGCGTCAAAGCGCACGCGTTCTCCGTCGAGGCGCTGATCGGCGCGGAGAAAAGGCGTAAGATCGAGGAGGGCACCCTGAAGTGCTTCGAGGACGGCGCCGATGCGCCCGAGGACACCGGGAGCGCGGGGACGCGGCCTGAGAGCACGAGCCTCAGCGACCGGGGCAGCGAGATAGAGTGCGCGAGCGACTGCTCAC CGGAGAGCGGAGAGGATCTGCGGTCAGATAGCCCGCTGCCAGAGGGTCTCTGCGCGCCGCCGGTGATCGCGTCCCCGCTGCCCGGAGACGAGATGCGCGTGGACCTACAAGGCTCGGACCTGTGGAAACGGTTCCACGAAATCGGAACCGAAATGATAATCACCAAGGCCGGAAG ACGTATGTTCCCCGCTATGCGTGTGAAGATCTCAGGTTTGGACCCGCACCAACAGTACTTCATCGCTATGGACATCATACCCGTGGACAACAAACGCTACAG GTACGTGTACCACAGCTCCAAGTGGATGGTGGCGGGGAACGCGGACTCCCCGGTGCCCCCGCGGGTCTACATCCACCCGGACTCCCCTGCGTCGGGGGAGACGTGGATGCGCCAGGTGGTCAGCTTCGACAAACTTAAGCTGACCAATAACGAACTGGATGACCAAGGACAC ATTATACTGCACTCCATGCATAAATACCAGCCGCGCGTGCACGTGATCCGCAAGGAGTGCGGAGAGGAGCTGTCCCCTGTGAGGTCCGTGCCGCTGGGCGAGGGCACGAGGACCTTCTCCTTCGCCGAGACGGTGTTCACCACAGTCACCGCCTACCAGAACCAGCAG ATAACGAGGTTGAAAATTGACAGAAATCCTTTTGCCAAAGGATTCAGAGACTCTGGCAGGAACCG GATGGGCTTGGAGGCCTTGGTCGAGTCTTACGCCTTCTGGCGGCCGTCCCTGCGGACGCTCACGTTCGACGACATCCCCGGCGGGGCCAAGCAAG GAGTCCCGGGGCATCACGGAGGCCTGGGAGCGTCGTCCCACCTGCTCTCGTCCTCCCCGTGCTCCTCCCCTTTCCAGATGTGCCCGCTAAGCCCGCCCGACTACGCCTGCAGCCGGCCGTCGCACCCTCTCCATCGCTACGGCAACCCAACCGAGCACTTCCCGCATCCAAGAGGCCCGTCGGCCTATGAGGGAGAAGGGTTCTGTTCCCTGCCGCTCCCCGCCTCGCAGATCGGCTACCTGCCCAACCACGCCCCTCAGGGCTACGCCGGACTCCGCCTCCACACGCCGCCCTACAGTCTCTACGGTTAcgccttccccccctccccccgcctcgcCACCAGCCCCGAGAaaatggccgccgccgccgcagcagccAGTCATCAGAACTCATTccttggctcctcccccagtGGAACTCTGACGGACAGTCTGGGCATGCTCAGTGGGGGACAGCAGGGCTTCCTGTTCGACACCCGGACCTTAGCATTGGCTAACGGCCAGCAAGGGGGCGGGTCCTCGCAGGTGCCTGCACACATGGGGTGA